The Mytilus galloprovincialis chromosome 7, xbMytGall1.hap1.1, whole genome shotgun sequence genome has a window encoding:
- the LOC143082123 gene encoding uncharacterized protein LOC143082123 produces MVNFHCIAEGCSNDSRKKHNAVKYPDMILNGCIVDFHVLPSVIKNLKLRKLWLSQIRREGFNPDPNCHWHALCSRHFIEGRPTKENAVPTLFAYNNYKTGTPRDTKNSTLRPIEQLILTTQPANIVTVSQLPKVPRQKKYIPDIPVISYIEKPSLDHTYCTSTEVSEDVSIEEKCVMLIENSNTLEQKCQRYETDNNQLRKQVKLLQVELHATKEENKVLNEKFNNTDELLKDKLVEKLTKSNSNVKCFLGLPSISMLFGIFKLLEGHASKMKYWMGPDSSDGKRWQVNNKKKPGASRKLTFFEEFVITLLRLRLGLNTYVLSLLFGVSQSTISRVFTTWISLMAQCLGPLIKWPSKEKIKNICLYHFVENILTLV; encoded by the exons ATGGTGAATTTTCACTGCATAGCGGAGGGTTGCTCCAACGATTCACGAAAGAAACATAATGCTGTAAAGTATCCTGATATGATTTTAAATGGATGTATCGTCGACTTTCATGTACTTCCTTCAGTCATAAAGAATCTTAAACTAAGGAAGCTCTGGTTGTCTCAGATAAGAAGGGAAGGGTTTAATCCCGACCCAAATTGTCACTGGCATGCACTTTGCTCCCGTCATTTTATTGAAGGAAGACCTACGAAGGAAAATGCAGTCCCAACCCTATTTGCCTACAACAACTACAAAACTGGAACACCAAGAGACACCAAGAACAGTACCTTACGTCCCATTGAACAATTGATATTGACAACACA aCCAGCAAACATTGTTACAGTTTCACAACTGCCAAAAGTACCAAGACAAAAGAAATACATACCAGATATTCCAG TAATTTCCTACATTGAAAAGCCAAGTTTGGACCACACTTATTGCACTAGCACTGAAGTTAGTGAAGATGTCTCCATTGAGGAAAAATGTGTAATGTTAATTGAAAATAGCAACACCTTAGAG caaaaatgtcaaagataTGAGACAGATAATAACCAGCTACGGAAGCAAGTTAAATTGCTACAAGTTGAACTACATGCTACCAAAgaggaaaataaagttttaaatgagAAGTTTAATAATACAGATGAACTGCTAAAGGACAAACTCGTTGAAAAGTTGACTAAATCAAATAGTAATGTTAAATGTTTTCTTGGACTGCCAAGTATTTCAatgctttttggaatttttaaattattagaaGGACATGCTTCAAAAATGAAATACTGGATGGGTCCCGACTCAAGTGACGGTAAAAGATGGCaagtaaataataagaaaaaacctGGTGCTTCAAGGAAGTTGACTTTTTTTGAAGAATTTGTTATAACTCTTTTGAGGTTGAGGCTAGGACTAAACACATAtgtgttgtctcttttgtttggTGTTTCACAGTCAACAATTAGCAGGGTTTTCACGACTTGGATATCTTTAATGGCACAATGTTTAGGACCACTTATTAAATGGCCATCTAAGGAAAAGATTAAAAACATATGCCTCTATCATTTCGTAGAAAATATCCTAACACTCGTGTAA